A segment of the Streptomyces sp. ITFR-21 genome:
CCGGGCCGCTGGGCAGTCCTGTCCGGCAACCGGAACGGAACCCGCCGGGCGCCTGGCGCGTGCCGTGCCGGGCCACCTCAGGGCGCGACCGTGCGGTTGTATATCGCCAGCACCTCCAGCGACCGCGGCGGCACGTCCGGATCCTCGCCGTCGGCGGTGGCCAGCCGTACGTGCGCCTCGCGGGCCGCCCGGACCGCGTCCGGCCAGGCGGGGTGCTCCACATAGGCGCCGGCGGGCGCGTCGGCGCCCACCTGGTGCAGGATCTTCAGCACCCGGAGCACGGCGACGTCGACCAGCGCCGCCTCCTGGGCGTCGCGGAAGATCGTGCCGAGGTACTTCTCGGCGGACCAGTTGTCGAGCCAGGTGTCCTCGACGAGCCGGTACACGGCGTCGGTGACGTCTCCGTAGCCGTCGTGGCCGGCCTGCCATACGTCCCGCTGGAACACCGGGTCACTGATCATGTGCAACGCGGAGCGCACATTGCTGCGCCAGCGCCACCACGGCATGTCGTTGAGTGGCATGCCCCCCATCGTGGAGGAGGCACGGCCGCGACGGGAAGACTTCTCCGAACCTTGCACAGTCGCAGATCGTACGCATGCGAACGGCGGCACCTGTAATTCACCGGAAAGTGACCGCTTATTACGCCGCGGACACCCTGACGTTGGCGGCGAGCCGGAATGTTCCGGTGACATGACCGACCGGCGTGTGCGCAGGACCCGGATGGCCGCCGTGGCGATCACCGCCGTATCCGCGCTGCTCAGTGGCTGCGGCGTGCTTCCGGGGAGCGCGGGCGGCTCCCCGGCGCCCGTGGTCGTGATGACCTGGGCGCCCGTGGACACCAAGGCCACCAACATGCCGGGGATGCTCGCCATGGCGGAGGTGGCGGAGAAGTACCTCAACGCCCAGGGCGGGCTGAACGGCCGCAAGGTCGAGGTCCTCACCTGCAACGAGCGGGACGACCCGGTCGCGGTCACCGACTGCGCCCGGCAGGCGGCCGACGCGGGCGCGGTCGCGGTGGTCGGCTCGTACAGCGAGCAGGGCTCGGCCTTCACCAGCGCGCTGGAGTCCAGCGGCATCCCGTACATCGGCGGCTACGGCATCACCGAGGACGAGTTCCAGAGCCTGCTGTCGTACCCGCTCAACGGCGGGCTGCCCGCGCTGCTGGCCGGCAGCGGCCGGCAGCTGGCGGACCTGTGCGAGAAGGTGACGCTGATCCGGCCCGACTCGATCACCGGCGACCAGTTCCCGCTGTTCCTCGATACCGGGCTGAACGTCGGCGGCCTCGCCGACGCCCGCGACATCCCCACCGCGGACGACTCCTCGGACTACATCGCGGTCGCCGCCCAGGCGGTAGGCGACAACAAGCTCTCCTCCTGCGTCTCGGCGGTGCTCGGCGACCACACCGGTACGTTCTTCGACGCGCTGCGCCGGACCGGGGACTCCCGGCCGAAGGTCCAGCTGTCGTCGGTGATCGGCAGCGTCCAGCAGTCGGTGGTCGACTCCACCGGCGGCCCGGAGAGCCCGCTGGAGCACACCTCCATCACCAGTTGGTACCCGCCCGCCTCCGACCCCAGGTGGGACCGGATGAAAGCGGCCGTCAACAAGTACGCGTTCGGCGACGACCGGATCGACCTCGCCGACCCCGGGGCGCAGACCACGTGGATCGCCTACCAGGTGCTCGCCCGGGTGGTCCGGGCGATGGGCCCCGGGACCAGGGTGGACGCGGAGGGCGTGCAGCGGGCGATGGACCGCACCACACACCTGTCGACCGGCGGTCTGACCCCGGACCTCGGCTGGACCGACGACGACATGAAGTCCGTCCCCGAGCACGCCCGGATGGTCAACACCGAGGTCACCTACCAGCGGATCGTCAACGGCCGGCTGGTGTCGGCGCGGCCCGGCTTCGTGGACCTGACCGCGACGCTCAGGACGCGCAGGAGCGGGTACTGATGGGCGCGGGCGCGGCGGCGGACCC
Coding sequences within it:
- a CDS encoding SCO4402 family protein, whose translation is MGGMPLNDMPWWRWRSNVRSALHMISDPVFQRDVWQAGHDGYGDVTDAVYRLVEDTWLDNWSAEKYLGTIFRDAQEAALVDVAVLRVLKILHQVGADAPAGAYVEHPAWPDAVRAAREAHVRLATADGEDPDVPPRSLEVLAIYNRTVAP
- a CDS encoding ABC transporter substrate-binding protein — protein: MTDRRVRRTRMAAVAITAVSALLSGCGVLPGSAGGSPAPVVVMTWAPVDTKATNMPGMLAMAEVAEKYLNAQGGLNGRKVEVLTCNERDDPVAVTDCARQAADAGAVAVVGSYSEQGSAFTSALESSGIPYIGGYGITEDEFQSLLSYPLNGGLPALLAGSGRQLADLCEKVTLIRPDSITGDQFPLFLDTGLNVGGLADARDIPTADDSSDYIAVAAQAVGDNKLSSCVSAVLGDHTGTFFDALRRTGDSRPKVQLSSVIGSVQQSVVDSTGGPESPLEHTSITSWYPPASDPRWDRMKAAVNKYAFGDDRIDLADPGAQTTWIAYQVLARVVRAMGPGTRVDAEGVQRAMDRTTHLSTGGLTPDLGWTDDDMKSVPEHARMVNTEVTYQRIVNGRLVSARPGFVDLTATLRTRRSGY